The Carassius carassius chromosome 34, fCarCar2.1, whole genome shotgun sequence genome has a segment encoding these proteins:
- the LOC132115234 gene encoding BEN domain-containing protein 5-like has protein sequence MYAFVRFLEDDMCYALPVSDVKDFQPVHKRDFDDQKVYVVLRGAGQPAKAHILALAESIEEFEHSIMQKKMKIPKMSNRNTVENHFGEERMPLRHKKVQSQEQQRASSNSSKSLAAVVARLERNAVNSCTEGEELDRLTTEEEEEQEEAVVPRVLYEELVHSYRQQEEEMRRLQQELERTRRQLLQQAKKLKEYGSLLTEVKELRDFNRRLQDVLLMRLGSEPMHDNGTQTIKAEVVEPISEPQEVCQEEANTSSTHSPSPRTVYTFNDGKVHLGGGIWVEEEKWHQLQRTQGDSKFTKNLAVMIWGTETLKNRSVTGVATKKKKDALPKPPLSPSKLKIVRECLYDRVSQETGDSAEITQRLSKVNKYICEKIMDINKSIKNEERRESKLLIQQTVKMENFPYDGL, from the exons ATGTACGCTTTCGTGCGTTTCTTGGAGGACGACATGTGCTACGCGTTACCTGTGTCAGACGTGAAAGATTTCCAGCCTGTGCACAAAAGAGATTTTGATGATCAGAAGGTGTATGTGGTGCTGAGAGGAGCAGGCCAGCCTGCCAAAGCACACATCCTCGCCCTGGCAG AAAGCATTGAGGAATTTGAGCACAGTATTATGCAAAAGAAGATGAAAATACCCAAGATGTCGAACAGGAACACAGTGGAGAATCATTTTGGTGAGGAGAGAATGCCCCTTAGACATAAAAAG GTCCAGTCACAGGAACAGCAGCGGGCGAGTTCCAACTCCTCAAAAAGCCTGGCTGCAGTGGTGGCACGGCTGGAGAGGAACGCTGTCAACTCATGCACTGAGGGAGAGGAGCTGGACAGACTCAcaacagaggaagaggaagagcaggAAGAGGCTGTGGTGCCTCGTGTCCTATACGAGGAGCTGGTGCACAGCTACAGGCAGCAGGAAGAGGAAATGAGACGCCTGCAGCAGGAACTGGAGCGCACACGCAGGCAGCTGCTGCAGCAGGCCAAGAAGCTCAAGGAGTACGGCAGTCTGCTGACCGAAGTCAAGGAGCTGCGAGATTTCAATCGACGCCTGCAGGACGTCCTGCTCATGAGGCTTGGCAGCG AGCCGATGCACGACAATGGCACACAGACAATCAAAGCAGAGGTGGTGGAGCCGATCAGTGAACCACAGGAGGTGTGTCAAGAGGAAGCCAACACTAGCTCCACCCACTCCCCATCCCCGAGAACCGTCTATACCTTCAATGATGGAAAA GTGCACTTGGGTGGAGGGATTTGGGTGGAGGAGGAGAAGTGGCACCAGCTACAGCGGACACAGGGAGACTCGAAATTCACCAAAAACCTGGCGGTGATGATCTGGGGAACGGAAACCCTGAAGAACCGCAGTGTGACTGGCGTCGCTACGAAGAAGAAGAAAGATGCCCTGCCCAAACCACCGCTCTCACCGAGCAAGCTCAAAATTGTTAGAG AGTGTCTGTATGATCGTGTGTCTCAAGAAACCGGTGACAGCGCGGAGATCACCCAGCGATTATCCAAAGTGAACAAATACATCTGTGAAAAGATCATGGATATCAACAAATCTATCAAAAACGAGGAACGACGAGAGTCCAAGCTTCTCATCCAGCAGACGGTGAAGATGGAGAACTTCCCTTACGACGGTCTGTAG